DNA from Chitinophaga pendula:
TCCGGCAATAACCGCGTCGTAATGGCCACCGATGGCGACTTCAACGTCGGCCAATCCAGCGATGCCGATATGGAAACACTGATCCTCCAAAAGAAAGAAACCGGCGTATTACTCACCTGCCTCGGCGTCGGCATGAAAGATTATAAAGATTCAAAACTGGAAACCCTCTCCAGCAAAGGAAATGGGAACTTTGCCTATATAGACAACCTCGAAGAAGCAAATAAAGTGTTCGCCAGGGAATTCGGTAGCACCCTCTTCACCATCGCAAAAGATGTCAGAGCCGAATTAACTTTTAACCCCAACCTAGTAAAGGAATACCGCCTGATAGGATACGAAAACAAAGTGCTCCGTACAGAAGACTCCAATGAAAAAATAATCGGTGGAATAGTAGGCGCAGGACATTGCGCCGTAGCCATGTATGAGATCATCCCCGGCTCGTCTGCCTGGCAACAGGATAGCCTCCTGGCAAAAGTGAAACTACAGTACCACGACCCCAGGGATACCGCCACCTATACCTTGCAGAAAGAGGTACCTGCCAGCAGTACCACATTCGAAGCTGCCGGCAATGACTTCCGCTTCGCCAGTGCAGTAGCGCTGCTCGGCCTGCTGTTACGCCGGTCTGCCTATAAAGGAAAAGGAGAATGCACCTTGATAATAGATATCGCCAAAGATGCCAAAGGAAAAGATCCCGGCGGATACCGGCAGGAATTCGTCAAACTGGTAAAAGAATTGAAAAAACAAGGACAGATCAAATGATCACTGCTCCGGCGCTACCACCGCCGCATCTCGTCCCCATATAAGCACCCCCAGCAACATACCGGCAATACTGGCTCCCAAACCGGTCATCAGCGAAGGGATCGGAGAGGCTATATACTCCGTAATGAGATAAACAGCCGTACCAAGAAGAATAGAAAGAATAGCACCGGCATTGTTCGCCGCCTTCCAATAAATACCGGCTGTCAATGGTACAAATAATGAAACCAGACTGAGTATGGAAGAATCCGCCACCAACTCATAAATATTCCGGCTGATCAAGGCCATCACCAACGATATCAGCGCCACCCCGATCACCGATAGCCGGATCACCAACAACAACTGCTTATCATTGATATTTTTATAGAACGGACGGATCAGGTTCTCTCCCAACACCGTAGCCGGCGCCAATATCGCACCACTTGTAGTACTCATAATAGCCGATAGCAAAGCCCCGAAAAACATCACCTGGATGAATAACGAACCGTGCTGTAATACCATATTAGGTAATATCTTTTCCGTCTCGCCAGCCAGTAATGAAGGATATAATACTCGCGCACACATAACGATCAGCACCGGCAATAACCCGATCACCAGGTACATTCCGGCTCCCATAAAAGATGAATACACCGCCACTCGCTCACTCTTGGCAGACATCAATCGCTGGAACACATCCTGCTGAGGGATCGAACCCAACCCTATCGTCATCCACGCCGCCAGGTACTTCAACCAGTCATGCCAGTTATGATCAGGTAAGAAACGGTAATGATGCGCCGGCGTCTCCTGTAACACACGCCCCAAACCGCCCGCCTGGCTCACAAACGTCCAGGCCAGGATGATCAACCCGCCAATGATCATGATCGTCTGCACAAAATCAGTAACAGATACCGACCACATCCCCCCCGAATAAGTATAGGCCATCACGATCAAAGCACTGATGATCATCGCAATCTCCTGCGGTACGCCCATCACCGTATTGATCACAATACCCATAGCCACAATCTGCGCAGCGATCCACCCAAAGTAAGAAGGGATCATCAGCAACGCAGAGATCACCTCCGCCTTACGGCCATATCGTATACGGAAAAAATCACAGAAAGTCAGGATATTAAATCGATACAAGGGCCGGGCAAAAAATAAGCCCACCAGCAACAAACAAAGCGATGCACCGAAGGGATCTTCCATAATACCCAGAAAACCATGCTGCGCAAACTCACTGGTAGATCCCAGCATCGTCTCCGATCCAAACCAGGTCGCAAAAATCACACAGGCACTCATCCCCAAAGGCAAATTCCTGCCGGCGACCACAAAATCACTGGTACTATGTACCCGCCGGGCTGCCCACTGCCCGATCAAAATCGTAACAACCAGATAGACCAATATAAATAAGGGCAATATAGCTTGCTCGGATAATAAAGAAATCGCGATCATTTTACAAGACGGTAACATTTGCGGATCATCTTCTGCTGGAAATCAAAAGGCAGCGTCTGTGCCGTGATGTCCTTAATAGAGCTGGCTGATATGTTATCGGCATCTAATACAAAACGCCGGTAATTATTGCTGAAATATACAACCCCTCCCTTCCTCGTTGCCATCAATACACGATTCACAATATCTACATGATCCCTTTGTATATCCAGGATATCCTTCATCCGCTTACTATTGGAAAATGTAGGAGGGTCCAGTATCACCAGGTCGTACGTGTTGATCTTAAGTGTATCCAGGTATTGTAACACATCCGCATGTACAAAATGATGCCGCTCCGCATCAAAACCATTCAACCGCATATTCTCCTCCGCCCAGCCAAGATAAGTCTTCGAAAGATCCACAGAAGTCACCTCCGTAGCACCCCCCGCAGCAGCATATACCGAAAACGAACCGGTATAACAGAACAGGTTCAGTATCTTTTTGCCGGCAGCCTCCTCCCGCACCATACCCCGCGTAATACGATGATCCAGGAATAAACCCGTATCCAAATAATCTGATAGGTTCACCTTAAACCTCAACCCGCCTTCCTTCACAGTAAATTCCTTACTCTCAAAAGACAACTTCTCATATTGTTGTCCTCCCTGCCGGTGCTGCTGCCGTTGCCGTTGTTTAATATAAATATTTTCTGCCGGCACTTCCAACACCCGGCTGATCGTTTCAATACATTGGTCCAACCAGGCCTCATGCGCCTCCTCCTCCATACCGTGCTTACGATGATACTCCGCTACATAAATGTAATCTTCGTAAAATTCAATACTGAAAGGAAACTCCGGAATATCATCGTCATATACCCGGTAACAGGTGATCTCCTGCCGCCGTGCCGTCTTCCTGAGGTGTTTGAATACCTTGGCAAGCCGGTTCTCAAACATCTGTATTTTCGAAGTAGATTGATCCATAGCAGCAGCAAAGATATCCTAGTTTTTAGTATTGCTACCCTGTTTTTTAACAGCTACTACCAGAGATCGTTATCGCTGGCAATACGCCAGACTCACCGTCATCACCAACATGCACCGTTTGCAACGGTAGCTGAGTAATAGCCTCCAGTAAAGACAGATAGTGTGCAAATATCCGTCGGATCGTACTTTCATAGAACAGGTCCGTGTTGTACTCCACCGCCAGCAATAAGCCGTCAGCCGTCTCCCGAGCACCCACATTTAACTCAAATTGACTGGTCTCCCGCGCAATACCGATCTCCGATGCACGCAAGCCCGTGAGCTCTAATGCGGGGGATGGTGGCATATTCTGTAACATAAATATCGCCTGCCACATCGGTGGGTGCATACCCTCCATACCATAACCCAAACGCTCCTGTATCATTTCAATAGGAACATCCTGGTGCTCAAAAGCAGAGATCGTTGTCTCCCTTACCGCATGCAACAGATCACTAAAAGACTGCTGGGGCGCCAACAGGCTTCGTAATAACAGGAAGTTGTTAGAGAAGAATCCAACCGTCTGAGCCACCTCCTGCTGCGACCTTCCGGCAGATACAGTAGCAATACAAATATCCCGTTGCCCGCTGTAACGGGCGATCACCACCTTAAAGGCCGTCAGCAAAGTCATAAACAACGTACACTCCTGCTGTAACGACAACTGTTTAAGTGCCATAACAAGTGTCTGATCTACACGAAAATCGATCGTATGCCCCCGGTAACTTAGCTGTTGAGGCCTGGGGTGATCAGTAGGAAGTGACCATGGCGCCATATCCCGCAGCACATCTTCCCAATACGCTAATTTATTTCGCATCACACCCGAACGGATATACTGCTGCTGCCACAACGTATGATCCGCAAACTGTACCACCGGCTTATCTACCACCGGCAATGTCCCGGCACTAACAATATTGTATAAACGAATGAAAGATTCCATTATGAGAGCCATCGACCAGCCATCCGCCGCAATATGATGCAGGTTAATAGTGAGAAGGTGCATATCCACACCAAACGATACCAGCTGCACCCGCAACATATGATCCTGGCCCAGGTCAAATGGCTGGTCCAGCAGTCCCCGTACATAATCGTAAAGCACCGTATGTGCCACCTTGTCAATTACAGCAGGCACACCTCCGGCAACCGCGGCAATCACCCCCGCCGGTACATCTGCCTGACCAACACACTGCAGCTGCCATTGATCCTCCGGTAACAAATAAGAAAGCACCGCTGAATCATCTCCGGTAGCCCGGATAACAGTACGTAATGTTTCATGCTGATTGACGAGTAGCCTGAAAGCTTGCTCCAATGAAGGAACATCAGGATGCCCCCGTAGCTGGTATACCTTAGGAATATGATAATGCACACTACCGCTTCGCTGGTCCATTGCCCACAACTCAGCCTGTCCAAAAGAGAGTGGGATACCAGCCCCAGCCAACCGTTTAACAGGTACGACCGTATCCTCGTAATCAACCATACCTTCAGCCGGTAAGCTGTCAAGGTAAACCCCAAGGTCCGCCAGTAAACGGTATCGATAGAGTTTACTGATAGCTACGTTCTTACCGCATAACTTACGTATCCGGGCTTTCACGCTGATCACCAGCAAGGAATGCCCGCCCAGCAAAAAGAAATCATCTGTCACACTCACAGAGGAAACGTGCAATACCGATTGCCAGATAGAAACAAGCTGCCTTTCCGTCATATTGCGGGGAGGCGCATATACCCGTTCCACCTGGTCCGCAATAGAAAAGACCAGCGCATCCCGGTCTATCTTACCATTGGGCCGTAGCGGCATAACATCGATAGTTTGCAATACCGCCGGTATCATGTAATCAGGCAGGTTTGCCTTTAAATACAGAGCCAACTGATCCGTGTCAAGATTAGCACCGGGTACTATATACGCGATCAGCTGTTTATGTCCCTCCACCGGCTGATATACCTTGACGGCCACCTGGCTCACCATACCGCTTTTTAATAAGACTTGCTCAATCTCGCCGGGTTCTACCCGGAATCCCCTGATCTTTACCTGGTCATCTGTCCTGCCCATAAAATGAATAGTGCCGTCTATATGGTAACGCGCAAGGTCGCCCGTATTGTAAAGTTGTATGCCGGGCAGAAAAGGATGAGGAAGGAATCTCGCCGCAGTCAGCGCCGCAGATTGCAGATAGCCTTTCGACAATCCCACTCCTCCTACATATAACTCTCCCGGCACATGCGCTGGCAGTGGCATTCCCTGCCGGTCCAGCACATAAGCCGTACGATAGTCCAATGGAAGTCCTATAGGGATTTCTCCATACATATCGTCATGACTGACCAAATGCAAAAGAGAGAAGGTCGTATTTTCTGTTGGTCCGTACCCGTTAATAATTGAAAGACGCGGATAGGCCGATAATAATCGCCTGATATGGTAAAGAGATAATTTATCCCCACCCGTAATAACAGTATCCAGGTTTTCAAACACACGGATATCATGCTCCACCAGCTGATTCAGCCAACTGGAAGTAAACCACATTTTTTTAATGCCGTGGTAAGAGATCGCCTCCCGCAGATAGCTACTGTCCAGCAAAAGCGCCTGCTCACAGAGCACAAGCCGCCCGCCGTTGAGTAACGTACACCAGTATTCAAAGAGCGTAGCATCAAACGTAATAGCTCCGGTAGATAAAACAGATTCCGAAGCTTTTATCATCAGGTGTTTACTGGCCCACAGCATACTGCTTATATTACGGTGAGTGATCATCACGCCCTTAGGCCGGCCGGTACTACCGGAAGTATACATGATACATGCCAGATCATCCGGCGCTGCTCCTTCAGGTGTAAGTCCTGGTAGGTTATCCGCGGGCAGATCCGATATTAACCCCGCTGCCGTATCCAGACAAACAAGCCGTTCTTCAGGAATGCCAGCACTCATCAACAGGGGCCGGTGCGATGCTAATGTAATGACCACCGGATAATTAATACCTTCCAATAGTTGAAGAATACGCTCCGGAGGATAGCTTGGTGTTAGCGGCAGGTAAGCACCCCCGGCTTTTAATATACCCAGGATACCTGCTATCATATTGATCGACCGGTCTATACAGATAGGTATCGGGACATTGCGCTCCACACCGCGCTGTCTCAAATAAAAGGCTAATCGATTGGCCTGCCTGTTTAACGAAGCATAGCTAACTGCATCCGCTCCGGATACCAATGCAACCGCTTCCGGCTGCACAATCACCTGCTTCTCAAAAAGAGGAACAAGACCGCCTGCAGCGTCAGGATAGATCGTAGCAGTCGTGAGTGTACCATAATGGTTGTTCCATTCCTCCTGTCCTAGTATCCGGCGCCGGTCTGCCGGTAGATCATAATACGCCAACACTTGCTCCAACACCCGGTGGAAATATTCGCTCAGCTCCTCCATCGACCGGCCACTGCTTAATCGCCGTGACTGAGAGAAAATAACATGTAACTCATCACCGGTGATATTAACGGAACAATCCAGGAAAGTATTGGTCTGCTCATAACCGTCTACTACAATACTTCTTTCATCAGCAGATCGCGCTTCAAATGCGCCTGCCTCCAGCTGCTCATATACATGGAAATTGACAAAGTTAAAAAGGATGTCAAAAAAAGGATTTTTACCGGGCTCATTATTACCGGTCGCCTGCGCGATCGCTGGCAACGGCATACGGTTATAAGGCTGAATAGCTAATTGATGCTGATCCAGCTGCGTAAAGAAAGCCCTCCAGCTCTCAGCTCCCGTGGGCATCATATACCGGAAAGGAATGGTATTCAGAAAACAGCCCAACAGCTGATCCCCGTCATCTACCAATGGCCGGTTATTGGTCACTAGGCCAATTGTACCTTCTTTTTCATAACTGAATAAACCGATCGTATAGATAGTCGCACCCAGGAATAATGTCTTCAATGATACACCCTCCTCTACCGCTTTATCTTTTAACGCCGCAAAGAATGCGCGATCATAGCGTTTCCTGAAACGATGAAAATGATGCTCCTCCGAAAAGATATCTGTCCGCTTATGATCGGCTAATTCCCTGATCCAGAATTCCTTCGTAACGGCACTATCCTTCTCAATAATATTTTGTATCACGAAATCCTTGTAGCTGCTGCCTAACGGTGGCAATGTAGATAGATCGCCTGCAGCGAGCTGCAGATAAAGATTGTTCAATGATGTGTTAAACGATGCCACACTCCATCCATCCGCAATGGCATGATGGAACTGTAACACAAATAAATAATGATCGGAAGTCCGCAATAGGTGCATTCGCCACAACGGGGCCTGGTCAACGATGAAAGGATGCTTCCGTTCTTCCGCCAGGAATGCTAATAACGCCGCATGTATATTTGCTGCCGCCCGGATATCTACCACCGGTAGTGCTACCGGTATAGTGGAATAAACAACCTGTATACCTGCAGAAAGTTGTTCGATCGGAAATGCCGTCCGTAATATGCCGTGTCGGGCAACAATCAATTCCAGCGCTTTTTTAAAGCGCACAATATCAACATCCTTACTTAACCGGTAAGCAAATTGATCATGATAGATCGCGGCGTCTGGGTATTGAAGGGAGGTAGCGATCATACCCAGCTGGATATCACTCATCGGAAAAAGATCTGCTATCATAGCCGCATCCGGCAGCAGCGGCAGCAATGAACGTCGCTGCTCCTCCAACATAACTGCTACCTGCCGTACCTGCTCCTGGTAATGATCCGCAGGTAGTAACGTATCTATCAATGAAGCCAACGCATCGATAGTAGTAGCCTTATAGAGATCCGCTACAGACACTTCTTTGCGGAATACCTTCCTCACCTGGCTGATCACGCGTATCAGGTTAAGCGAATCCCCGCCTAGCTCAAAATAATTATCAGTAATGCTGATCGCTTTCGCACCTAACACGCCTTGCCAGATATCATGCAGCAACTGCTCCGTTTCATTACGAGGCGCTATCTGTATGGTCTGTGATTGCGGATCAGGTAACGCATCACGATCTACCTTACCATTACTGGTAAGTGGTATTTTTGTTACAACAACAAAGAGTTGTGGAACCATATAGTCGGGCAGCCTGCCTTGTAGGGCCGTGATCATAACTGCTTTGTCAAAGGCGCCGGTAGGTACGATATAAGCCACCAGGTGTTTTTCACCAGCGCCTTTATGCAAGGCCCTGGCTAATACGACTCCTTGTTTGACAAGCCCGGTCTGTAGTATCGCATTTTCAATTTCACCGAGCTCAATACGATACCCTCTCACCTTCACCTGGTTGTCTATACGTCCCAGGTACTCCAGTGTCCCGTCAGGCAACCACCTGGCGAGGTCCCCGGTTTTATACAATCGTTGTGAAGTAATAGTAGAATGTTCAATAAAACGTTCGGTAGTAAGAGCTTCCCTGTTCAGATACCCTCTTGCCAAACCTGCTCCTGCGATATAGAGTTCCCCGGGTACACCTTCGGGCAGCAACTGTGCCTGTGCATCGAGTACATAAGCCGTCAGCGAAGCAATGGGTTTACCGATTACACTAGTGGCTGCCTGTATATGCTGTGCATGGATCTCCTGGAAGGTCACATGCACGGTCGTCTCTGTAATACCATACATGTTGATAAGGCGGCAGGTAGTATAAGCTGCATGCCATGGTTTTAGTTTGGCAGGGTTGAGTGCTTCCCCGCCAAAGATGACATAGCGTACGGAGAGATCAGGGAAGTTGTCAGCCGCCGCGGATATAGTGTCCTGCAATACATAAAAAGCAGCAGGTGTCTGATTGAGTACGGTTACCTGCTCGTTATGCAATAAAGCGGCAAATGCAGGAGTATCCCTGGCAATATGTTTGGGAACGACAACCAGCCTGCCGCCGTACAATAACGCGCCATACATCTCCCACACAGAGAAATCAAAACAGAAAGAATGAAACAATGTCCAGACATCTGATTGTCGGAATTGGAATAAAGGCTCCGTGGCATCAAACAGGCTGATGACATTACGATGCTCAATGATCACGCCTTTAGGCTGCCCGGTAGACCCGGATGTGTAGATGACGTAGGCCGCCTGCTGCGGGCTGACTACAGGCAACGCTTCGGGCTGCAAGGCATCAGTCTGCAGGAGCACCTGTACCGTAAGGAATGTAGGACTATGTACCTCTGCGCAGATCGTCTGCAACAGCGGAAGATGTGTTTCAGTAGTGATAGCCAGCGTAGCCGCCGTATCCTGTAAGATGAACCGTATCCGCTCGGTAGGATAGGAGGGGTCTACAGGCACATAGGCGGCCCCCGCTTTTAAGATGCCGATCAGGGCAACGATCATGTCAATAGATGGTTCCAGGCATACCGGGATAAAGGTGTCCGGCAGCAGGCCATGACGGATAAGCTGCGCTGCAAGCAAGGTCGATCGCCGGTCAAGCTCCTGGTAAGACAACTGCTGTTCTCCAAAGGTCAGTGCAATATGACCCGGTACGCTCATCACCTGTCTGGCAAAAAGATCCACGATGCTGGGATAGTTAGTTTTCATGGCAGGAATAATCTCGACGGACGCCTGCCCGGCTGATAATATATGATCCCGCTGTATCGTATCGTCATAATGGCGAAGTATTTGTATTAATACCTGGTGGAAATAAGTATAGATCTCCTCCATCGATTGACCACATTTGAAAGACCGGGTTTGAGATACTAAAAGGATCAACTCATCTTCCGTGATACTGATACTCCAGTCCAGGAACGTATTGGTAAAGGCATGATTACTGAACAACACTGACCTTTCATCAGCAGTATTACCCGCGGTCAACCCTTCTGAGAACTGGTCATATACATGGAAGTTGACAAAGTTGAATAATACGTCAAAAAAAGGATTCTCCTGCGCAGGCCCCTTACCGGCAGCATGGGTGATAGCCGATAAAGGCAGCCGGTCGTGAGATTGCAGTGCCAGCTGCTTTTGCTCCAATTGTGCAAAGAACTGCTGCCAGCTATCTAATGCCGTAGGCATCGTATACCTGAACGGGATCGTATTCAGAAAACATCCCAGCAATCGATCCCCATCTTCTACCAGCGGACGATTATTGCTTACTAAACCAATCGTCCCTTCTTTTTCATAATGCAGCAATCCCAGGGTATAGACCGTTGCTCCAAGGAATAGTGTTTTTAACGATAAGCCTTCTGCAGCGGCCTTACTTTTTAACGCAGTAAAAAATGCGGGATCAAACTTCCTTTTGAAACGATGACAGAGCGTATCTTCCGAAAAAAGATCTAATCGCTTATAACCAGATAATTCATGTGACCAGAATGTTTTGGCTGCCTCATTATCTTTCTCTATGATATCCTGTATAACAAAATCCCGGTAAGTACTTTTTAATGGTGTTAACTGACTGGGGATTTCCCCTCCCACTAATTGGAGATAGAGGTTATTTAACGCCGTGTTAAAAGAAGCCACACTCCATCCATCAGCTATGGCGTGATGAAACTGTAATACAAAGATATAATGATCCCTCGCCTGTAACAGGTTGGCACGCCATAACGGCGCCTGCTCGATGATAAAGGGCCGGGCTCGTTCAGCAGCTAGGAAATCAGCCAGCGCCTTCGTTACATCTGCTGCCGCCCGGATATCCGTAACCGGTAAAGGTACAGGTACTGTTCGGTACACTACCTGCACACTTGCTGTAAGAAGGTCGAGCTGAAAAGAAGTCCTTAATATACCGTGCTGCTGTACAATCAACTGTAATGCTTGTTGAAATAAACGGATATTCAGATGTATAGGTAGCCGGTAAGAAAACTGATCATGGTAAATAGCTGCACCTGGATGTTTGAGGAAAGCGATGATCATACCCAACTGAATATCACTCATCGGAAAGATATCTTCCACCTCTGCTGCATCGGGCAATACAGCAAGCAACCTGGTTTTCTTTTCCTCCAATAGCTCAGATACCGACCGCACTGTTTCCTGATAGCTGCCGAGTGCCGGTAAAGTGTCTATCAACGAAGCCACTGCGCCGATAGTAGTGGCCCTGTACAGATCGATGGCCAGCACCTCTTTCTGAAAGACTTGCCTGATCCGGTTGATCACGCGTATCAGGTTAAGCGAATCCCCGCCTAGCTCAAAATAATTATCAGTAATACTGATCGCTTTCGCACCTAACACGCCTTGCCAGATATCATGCAGCAACTGCTCCGTTTCATTACGAGGCGCTATCTGTATGGTTTGCGATTGCGGATCAGGTAACGCATCACGATCTACCTTACCATTACTGGTAAGTGGTATTTTTGTTACAACAACAAAGAGTTGTGGAACCATATAGTCGGGCAGCCTGCCTTGCAGGGCCGTGATCATAACTGCTTTGTCAAAGGCGCCGGTAGGTACGATATAAGCCACCAGGTGTTTTTCACCAGCGCCTTTATGCAAGGCCCTGGCTAATACGACTCCTTGTTTGACAAGCCCGGTCTGTAGTATCGCATTTTCAATTTCACCGAGCTCAATACGATACCCTCTCACCTTCACCTGGTTGTCTATACGTCCCAGGTACTCCAGTGTCCCGTCAGGCAACCACCTGGCGAGGTCCCCGGTTTTATACAATCGTTGTGAAGTAATAGTAGAATGTTCAATAAAACGTTCGGTAGTAAGAGCTTCCCTGTTCAGATACCCTCTTGCCAAACCTGCTCCTGCGATATAGAGTTCCCCGGGTACACCTTCGGGCAGCAACTGTGCCTGTGCATCGAGTACATAAGCCGTCAGCGAAGCAATGGGTTTACCGATTACACTAGTGGCTGCCTGTATATGCTGTGCATGGATCTCCTGGAAGGTCACATGCACGGTC
Protein-coding regions in this window:
- a CDS encoding non-ribosomal peptide synthetase; translation: MPIRAISLHPAQRDIYFDQLAHPDSPHYVTAGYLILRGNLHIPYFRTAVADMLSAHDIFRMRFDLRSSTPMGYVTAAEVIIPLQESDYSQHVASAAVAKQWLQEQCNIPYDIHKDAVLFDHYLIKISEDEYWYCFRHHHLLFDLYAYRLWLLAVARSYRMLLAGDTTTSLAVSSSYIADIEKAAAYCATPGYQDQVAYWSQQLTHKCPKIFPHSYATGDPSGKVSGVYTYQLTAAERGNLDYVIAATGHIGLQKLTVAALLIYFSRVNAQQRLMLGIARHRRRTTAQHNIIGTYAGIVPFIGHYHPEEMLSALLATIDRSQTEDLKNQYVGLSELSHLLRERAGDMSLFEIVVNHAALNFELDMGGDLQSSFHQLWNEAEQRPLRVYWQEYGKHQPLQLTLLYRYDTLTPQDAAMLTRRLLYIIGQFADKQQEQVGAIDILLPTERAQLLHKPGMSTSFSDQTISSRFAAQAGRVPDHVALTFGEQQLSYQELDRRSTLLAAQLIRHGLLPDTFIPVCLEPSIDMIVALIGILKAGAAYVPVDPSYPTERIRFILQDTAATLAITTETHLPLLQTICAEVHSPTFLTVQVLLQTDALQPEVLPVVSPQQAAYVIYTSGSTGQPKGVIIEHRNVISLFDATEPLFQFRQSDVWTLFHSFCFDFSVWEMYGALLYGGRLVVVPKHIARDTPAFAALLHNEQVTVLNQTPAAFYVLQDTISAVADNFPDLSVRYVIFGGEALNPAKLKPWHAAYTTCRLINMYGITETTVHVTFQEIHAQHIQAATSVIGKPIASLTAYVLDAQAQLLPEGVPGELYIAGAGLARGYLNREALTTERFIEHSTITSQRLYKTGDLARWLPDGTLEYLGRIDNQVKVRGYRIELGEIENAILQTGLVKQGVVLARALHKGAGEKHLVAYIVPTGAFDKAVMITALQGRLPDYMVPQLFVVVTKIPLTSNGKVDRDALPDPQSQTIQIAPRNETEQLLHDIWQGVLGAKAISITDNYFELGGDSLNLIRVINRIRQVFQKEVLAIDLYRATTIGAVASLIDTLPALGSYQETVRSVSELLEEKKTRLLAVLPDAAEVEDIFPMSDIQLGMIIAFLKHPGAAIYHDQFSYRLPIHLNIRLFQQALQLIVQQHGILRTSFQLDLLTASVQVVYRTVPVPLPVTDIRAAADVTKALADFLAAERARPFIIEQAPLWRANLLQARDHYIFVLQFHHAIADGWSVASFNTALNNLYLQLVGGEIPSQLTPLKSTYRDFVIQDIIEKDNEAAKTFWSHELSGYKRLDLFSEDTLCHRFKRKFDPAFFTALKSKAAAEGLSLKTLFLGATVYTLGLLHYEKEGTIGLVSNNRPLVEDGDRLLGCFLNTIPFRYTMPTALDSWQQFFAQLEQKQLALQSHDRLPLSAITHAAGKGPAQENPFFDVLFNFVNFHVYDQFSEGLTAGNTADERSVLFSNHAFTNTFLDWSISITEDELILLVSQTRSFKCGQSMEEIYTYFHQVLIQILRHYDDTIQRDHILSAGQASVEIIPAMKTNYPSIVDLFARQVMSVPGHIALTFGEQQLSYQELDRRSTLLAAQLIRHGLLPDTFIPVCLEPSIDMIVALIGILKAGAAYVPVDPSYPTERIRFILQDTAATLAITTETHLPLLQTICAEVHSPTFLTVQVLLQTDALQPEALPVVSPQQAAYVIYTSGSTGQPKGVIIEHRNVISLFDATEPLFQFRQSDVWTLFHSFCFDFSVWEMYGALLYGGRLVVVPKHIARDTPAFAALLHNEQVTVLNQTPAAFYVLQDTISAAADNFPDLSVRYVIFGGEALNPAKLKPWHAAYTTCRLINMYGITETTVHVTFQEIHAQHIQAATSVIGKPIASLTAYVLDAQAQLLPEGVPGELYIAGAGLARGYLNREALTTERFIEHSTITSQRLYKTGDLARWLPDGTLEYLGRIDNQVKVRGYRIELGEIENAILQTGLVKQGVVLARALHKGAGEKHLVAYIVPTGAFDKAVMITALQGRLPDYMVPQLFVVVTKIPLTSNGKVDRDALPDPQSQTIQIAPRNETEQLLHDIWQGVLGAKAISITDNYFELGGDSLNLIRVISQVRKVFRKEVSVADLYKATTIDALASLIDTLLPADHYQEQVRQVAVMLEEQRRSLLPLLPDAAMIADLFPMSDIQLGMIATSLQYPDAAIYHDQFAYRLSKDVDIVRFKKALELIVARHGILRTAFPIEQLSAGIQVVYSTIPVALPVVDIRAAANIHAALLAFLAEERKHPFIVDQAPLWRMHLLRTSDHYLFVLQFHHAIADGWSVASFNTSLNNLYLQLAAGDLSTLPPLGSSYKDFVIQNIIEKDSAVTKEFWIRELADHKRTDIFSEEHHFHRFRKRYDRAFFAALKDKAVEEGVSLKTLFLGATIYTIGLFSYEKEGTIGLVTNNRPLVDDGDQLLGCFLNTIPFRYMMPTGAESWRAFFTQLDQHQLAIQPYNRMPLPAIAQATGNNEPGKNPFFDILFNFVNFHVYEQLEAGAFEARSADERSIVVDGYEQTNTFLDCSVNITGDELHVIFSQSRRLSSGRSMEELSEYFHRVLEQVLAYYDLPADRRRILGQEEWNNHYGTLTTATIYPDAAGGLVPLFEKQVIVQPEAVALVSGADAVSYASLNRQANRLAFYLRQRGVERNVPIPICIDRSINMIAGILGILKAGGAYLPLTPSYPPERILQLLEGINYPVVITLASHRPLLMSAGIPEERLVCLDTAAGLISDLPADNLPGLTPEGAAPDDLACIMYTSGSTGRPKGVMITHRNISSMLWASKHLMIKASESVLSTGAITFDATLFEYWCTLLNGGRLVLCEQALLLDSSYLREAISYHGIKKMWFTSSWLNQLVEHDIRVFENLDTVITGGDKLSLYHIRRLLSAYPRLSIINGYGPTENTTFSLLHLVSHDDMYGEIPIGLPLDYRTAYVLDRQGMPLPAHVPGELYVGGVGLSKGYLQSAALTAARFLPHPFLPGIQLYNTGDLARYHIDGTIHFMGRTDDQVKIRGFRVEPGEIEQVLLKSGMVSQVAVKVYQPVEGHKQLIAYIVPGANLDTDQLALYLKANLPDYMIPAVLQTIDVMPLRPNGKIDRDALVFSIADQVERVYAPPRNMTERQLVSIWQSVLHVSSVSVTDDFFLLGGHSLLVISVKARIRKLCGKNVAISKLYRYRLLADLGVYLDSLPAEGMVDYEDTVVPVKRLAGAGIPLSFGQAELWAMDQRSGSVHYHIPKVYQLRGHPDVPSLEQAFRLLVNQHETLRTVIRATGDDSAVLSYLLPEDQWQLQCVGQADVPAGVIAAVAGGVPAVIDKVAHTVLYDYVRGLLDQPFDLGQDHMLRVQLVSFGVDMHLLTINLHHIAADGWSMALIMESFIRLYNIVSAGTLPVVDKPVVQFADHTLWQQQYIRSGVMRNKLAYWEDVLRDMAPWSLPTDHPRPQQLSYRGHTIDFRVDQTLVMALKQLSLQQECTLFMTLLTAFKVVIARYSGQRDICIATVSAGRSQQEVAQTVGFFSNNFLLLRSLLAPQQSFSDLLHAVRETTISAFEHQDVPIEMIQERLGYGMEGMHPPMWQAIFMLQNMPPSPALELTGLRASEIGIARETSQFELNVGARETADGLLLAVEYNTDLFYESTIRRIFAHYLSLLEAITQLPLQTVHVGDDGESGVLPAITISGSSC